The DNA window GGCATAAATCTTTGCTCCAACGCGCCCTGGCCCACATCCGGGCCGCCATTGAGGCCCAACAAAACGATATTTCCCCCGATCTGGTTTCGATTGACGTGCGCGAGGCGGTTGAAGCCCTGGGGGAAATCACCGGGGAAACCGTGACCGAGGATTTGTTGGATACCATTTTTGGCAAGTTTTGTATTGGGAAATAACGTTGAACACTCCGAGGTTAAATGGTTTAAAGTTTGGCCAGACTGCTTAACGCCAGCCTTACCTTTTCTTCAACGCTTTGATTCCGGGCTTCCTGGGGCAGTTGTTGCAGGGCGGCCTGGGCTTCCACCACGCTGTAGCCCAGGGTGGTCAAGGCCGCAATCACTTCGCCGTCGCTATCGCTAATGGGCACGGTGGTTACAAAGATGTCTTCCAGGCCAATTTTATCTCTGAGTTGAAAAACAATTTGTTTGGCCTTTTTAGGCCCAATGCCCGGCACCCGGGCCAACAGGGCCGCCTCTTCCCGGGCCACGGCCTGGCGCAAGGTTTCAATGGGGATATGCGAGAGAATGGACAGGGCCACTTTGGGGCCAATGCCCTGCACTTTAAGCAGGGTGCGGAACAAATCCAATTCCTCTTTATCGGCAAAACCAAACAGGGTCAACTCTTGCTCGCGGACGTGCAGGTGCGTAAAAAGTTGGGTTTTAACGCCCACGTCCAAGATATCGAGCAGCGTGGCCGGGGCCAGCACCTGAAAGCCCACCCCGTTGACTTCAAGCAAAACCGCGTCGTCTGTTTTATCAATGATTTCGCCGCGCAAAGAACCAATCATTTGCTCTCCAACATTCGCAGCCGGGCCGAATGGCTATGGCAGATGGCTACGGCCAGAGCGTCGGCTGCATCGTCGGGCCGGGGGATGTCGTCTAACGACAATAGCAGTTTGACCATCTGCTGCATTTGCTGTTTGTCGGCCCCGCCGTGGCCGGTAAGAGCCTGTTTCACTTCCAGCGGTTTGTATTCCATAATGGGCAGTCCGGCATTGGCCAGGGCCAACATTGCCGCTCCCCGCCCGTGCCCCACGGCCAAGGCGGTTTTGGCGTTTCGGCTAAAAAACAGCTCTTCAATGGCCGAGATGGCCGGCTGCCAGCGGTCTATAATTTGGGTCAGTTCGCGGTAAATGGTTTGCAGGCGTTCCGGCAGCGGCGTGCCTGCCGCCGTGGTGATCACGCCGCAAGCCACCATGGCCAAATCATCACCGTCCCCTTCTACCACGCCCCAGCCGGTAATAGCGGTGCCGGGGTCAACGCCCAAAACCCGCATCAAGCCGCGGCCAGTTCGGCGATGGCCGCATCGCTGAGGTGCAGGCCGGAGTAAACTTGCTGCACGTCGTCAAGTTCTTCCAGCGCTTCAATTACGCCCATCACCTGCTGAGTTTCTTTTGGGTCCAATTCAATTTCGTTTTTGGGGATAAGGGCCAATTCCGCTTCGTCAATTTTAAGGCCGTTGTCGGCCAGCGCGCCGGCCACGGCGTGAAGCTGGATGGGCAGGGTGTAGATTTCAATCATTTCGTTACTAATCTCCACATCGTCGGCGCCAGCGTCAACGGCCAGCATAAAAATCTCGTCCGGGTCCTGGTCGTTGCGTTCCAGGGTGATATAGCCTTTGGTGTCAAACATCCAACTGACTGCCCCGGCTTCAGCCATATTACCCCCCTGCCGGTTGAATACGCGGCGCACTTCGGCCAGGGTGCGATTGCGGTTATCGGTGAGGCACTTGATCAAGATAGGGATGCCGTGCGGGCCGTAGGCTTCATAGATGATTTCCTCAAGTTCGCCCCCTTCCAACTCACCCGTGCCTTTTTTAATGGCCCGTTCGATGTTGTCTTTGGGCATGTTGGCTGCCCGCGCTTTTTCAATGGCCGTGCGCAGCGTTGGGTTCGACGCCGGGTCGCTACTGCTGCGGGCAGCAATCATTATATCGCGGGTCAGGCGGGTAAAGACCTTACCTCGCCTGGCGTCTTCCGCGCCTTTTTTACGTTTAATGGTGCTCCATTTGCTATGGCCAGACATATTCCACCCCTTCTGTAACTATTTTTTGTTGGGAACGCCCGGGTTATTTTTCTATCTAAAAAAATGGGCTTTATTTACCCGACATTATATCATTAAGGCCAGAAACTTGCCAGAGAATAGGGGCTGCCAAATAAAAGCCGTTGGTAGCTATTCAGGTCACATCATTCTGAAACTTATTTTGTTTTAGCCATCATTTCGT is part of the Anaerolineae bacterium genome and encodes:
- the ruvA gene encoding Holliday junction branch migration protein RuvA, coding for MIGSLRGEIIDKTDDAVLLEVNGVGFQVLAPATLLDILDVGVKTQLFTHLHVREQELTLFGFADKEELDLFRTLLKVQGIGPKVALSILSHIPIETLRQAVAREEAALLARVPGIGPKKAKQIVFQLRDKIGLEDIFVTTVPISDSDGEVIAALTTLGYSVVEAQAALQQLPQEARNQSVEEKVRLALSSLAKL
- the ruvC gene encoding crossover junction endodeoxyribonuclease RuvC, translated to MRVLGVDPGTAITGWGVVEGDGDDLAMVACGVITTAAGTPLPERLQTIYRELTQIIDRWQPAISAIEELFFSRNAKTALAVGHGRGAAMLALANAGLPIMEYKPLEVKQALTGHGGADKQQMQQMVKLLLSLDDIPRPDDAADALAVAICHSHSARLRMLESK
- a CDS encoding YebC/PmpR family DNA-binding transcriptional regulator, with the protein product MSGHSKWSTIKRKKGAEDARRGKVFTRLTRDIMIAARSSSDPASNPTLRTAIEKARAANMPKDNIERAIKKGTGELEGGELEEIIYEAYGPHGIPILIKCLTDNRNRTLAEVRRVFNRQGGNMAEAGAVSWMFDTKGYITLERNDQDPDEIFMLAVDAGADDVEISNEMIEIYTLPIQLHAVAGALADNGLKIDEAELALIPKNEIELDPKETQQVMGVIEALEELDDVQQVYSGLHLSDAAIAELAAA